From the genome of Limisalsivibrio acetivorans, one region includes:
- a CDS encoding sensor histidine kinase, producing MAEKPEQPVEGSKSAENARIEDLKLLMESFTSATSKLEESYELIQEEARKLREEVEEKNRRLSELSNMLEGILMNSRSSIIALDSEHEPIMMNSEAESMLERFTREDFIEMLRSVEGEGLYELQPEKGVWLKISSGALSAGELSGFVYVIDDISELKNMEVERQRDEKLKLMGEMAANIAHDIRNPLGSIELFASLLGRDLEGDSDKKRLTHSIIKGVRTINSIISNILLFTKEIQLDMKTVYVADIVDDVILYLQHLMRDKDVHFKNRIGEDDVITCDEELFKQVVMNILHNAVEAVSKGGEITMESSEEDGMTLLTVTDNGCGIDSDMAGKLFMPFQTTKAKGTGLGLAIVYKIVKAHGGNIEADSDGETYTAFRVTVPRTG from the coding sequence ATGGCGGAAAAGCCTGAACAGCCAGTAGAGGGGAGCAAATCAGCAGAGAACGCCCGTATAGAAGATCTTAAACTGCTGATGGAATCCTTCACCTCCGCCACCTCCAAGCTGGAGGAGTCCTACGAGCTTATACAGGAGGAGGCCCGCAAGCTCCGGGAAGAGGTGGAGGAGAAGAACCGCCGCCTTTCCGAGCTGAGCAACATGCTTGAGGGTATCCTCATGAACTCCCGAAGCTCGATCATCGCCCTTGATTCGGAGCATGAGCCTATCATGATGAACAGCGAGGCGGAATCGATGCTGGAACGTTTCACCAGGGAAGATTTTATCGAAATGCTCAGAAGTGTTGAGGGGGAAGGGCTCTACGAACTGCAACCCGAGAAGGGTGTCTGGCTTAAGATAAGCTCTGGTGCACTCTCGGCGGGGGAGCTCTCCGGCTTTGTGTATGTTATCGACGACATAAGCGAGCTTAAGAATATGGAGGTAGAACGTCAGCGTGATGAGAAGCTGAAGCTGATGGGTGAGATGGCTGCCAATATTGCCCATGACATCCGCAACCCTCTGGGAAGTATAGAGCTTTTTGCATCGCTCCTCGGTCGTGATCTTGAGGGTGACAGCGACAAGAAGAGGCTTACCCACTCCATAATCAAGGGTGTCAGAACCATAAACTCCATCATCAGCAACATCCTCCTCTTTACCAAAGAGATCCAGCTGGACATGAAGACAGTTTACGTTGCCGATATTGTGGATGATGTTATACTTTACCTACAGCACCTTATGCGGGACAAGGATGTTCATTTTAAAAACCGCATAGGTGAGGACGATGTTATCACCTGCGATGAGGAGCTGTTTAAGCAGGTGGTTATGAATATCCTGCACAACGCCGTGGAGGCTGTCTCCAAGGGTGGTGAGATAACCATGGAATCCTCCGAGGAGGATGGTATGACCCTGTTAACGGTTACAGACAACGGGTGCGGGATAGATTCGGACATGGCGGGCAAGCTTTTCATGCCCTTCCAGACCACCAAGGCAAAGGGTACAGGGCTTGGGCTTGCTATTGTGTATAAGATAGTTAAGGCCCATGGCGGCAATATTGAGGCGGACAGTGACGGCGAGACCTACACGGCCTTCCGTGTGACTGTTCCACGAACGGGATAA
- a CDS encoding tetratricopeptide repeat protein, producing MNPGDIEQDQAKRFDGHDEVYLDIGILYYKKNNYRLAIDTLDQFLVKHMPRDDKRAEGLYYKGKSHLQLGQSEKAVKNYMELLESMPDSIYASAARSELEEIEWRKSLNSQ from the coding sequence TTGAATCCAGGGGACATTGAGCAGGATCAGGCTAAGCGCTTCGACGGCCACGACGAGGTTTACCTTGATATTGGTATACTGTACTATAAGAAGAACAACTACCGCCTCGCCATCGATACTCTGGATCAGTTTCTGGTTAAGCATATGCCCAGAGACGATAAGCGTGCAGAGGGGCTTTACTATAAGGGTAAGTCCCATCTTCAGCTCGGTCAGAGCGAGAAGGCGGTTAAAAACTATATGGAGCTTCTTGAGAGCATGCCCGATTCGATATACGCAAGTGCCGCAAGGAGCGAGCTGGAGGAGATAGAATGGCGGAAAAGCCTGAACAGCCAGTAG
- a CDS encoding IS30 family transposase: MKNYTHLTREQRYQIYVLRKTGHSQTDIADLLKVHKSTISRELRRNTGGRGYRPKQAHRKAIERRMDKVPRRIAQTEWYFVERLLLEDWSPEQVSNWLNQNYGINVSHERIYQHILEDKSHGGTLYTHLRCRRKRRKRYGVYERRGEIHGKLSIEQRPSIVEEKARFGDWEVDTVIGKGNKQAIVSLIERKSYLTLIRKVERKTAVLVTKAVIEMLKPISHLVHTITSDNGKEFAGHAEISEILGAEFYFAHPYASWERGINENTNGLIRQYVPKSRMLESVDDIEIQNIMQKLNNRPRKATGYKTPNQILFSIDPVALAS, translated from the coding sequence ATGAAGAACTATACACACCTGACCCGTGAACAAAGGTACCAGATTTATGTGCTGAGGAAAACCGGACATTCTCAGACGGACATAGCTGATTTGCTTAAAGTACATAAATCTACCATCAGCCGAGAGTTACGCAGAAACACAGGAGGTCGTGGTTATCGCCCAAAGCAAGCTCATCGCAAAGCTATTGAACGAAGAATGGACAAGGTCCCAAGACGGATTGCACAAACTGAATGGTATTTTGTTGAACGTCTTCTGCTTGAAGACTGGAGCCCTGAGCAGGTGAGCAATTGGCTAAATCAAAATTATGGAATAAACGTAAGTCATGAGCGTATCTACCAGCACATTCTTGAAGATAAAAGTCATGGTGGAACACTTTATACTCACCTGCGTTGCCGAAGAAAACGCAGGAAGCGATATGGTGTTTATGAACGCAGAGGAGAGATACATGGCAAGTTAAGCATTGAGCAGCGTCCAAGTATTGTAGAAGAGAAAGCGAGATTCGGAGACTGGGAAGTGGATACAGTTATAGGAAAAGGGAACAAGCAGGCGATTGTTTCTCTTATTGAGCGGAAGTCTTATCTGACACTTATACGCAAGGTAGAAAGAAAGACTGCTGTACTGGTGACAAAAGCGGTTATAGAAATGTTGAAACCGATATCACACCTAGTCCATACAATCACTTCCGATAACGGGAAAGAGTTTGCAGGACATGCCGAAATATCTGAGATACTAGGGGCTGAATTCTACTTTGCTCATCCATATGCTTCGTGGGAACGCGGAATAAACGAAAATACAAACGGACTCATTAGGCAGTATGTACCAAAGAGTAGGATGCTTGAAAGTGTTGATGATATAGAGATTCAGAATATTATGCAGAAACTAAACAACAGACCAAGAAAAGCAACTGGATATAAAACTCCTAACCAGATACTATTCTCTATAGACCCCGTTGCACTTGCTAGTTGA